A window of Catenulispora sp. GP43 genomic DNA:
CGAGCAACAGCGCCACCTACACCTATGTGGCGGCGCCGGTGGTGAGCAGCATCAGCCCGACGCAGGGCCCGAGCGTGGGCGGGAACACGGTCACCATCACGGGCACCGGGTTCACCGGCGCCGCCAGTGTGTCGTTCGGTTCGGCCTCGGCGTCCTTCACGGTGGTCAGCGCCACCCAGATCACCGCCACGGCTCCAGCCGGTACCGGCTCGGTGTCGGTGACGGTCACGACGCCAGGCGGGACGAGCAACAGCGCCACCTACACCTATGTGGCGGCGCCGGTGGTGAGCAGCATCAGCCCGACGCAGGGCCCGAGCGTGGGCGGGAACACGGTCACCGTCACGGGCACCGGGTTCACCGGCGCCACCAGCGTGTTGTTCGGTTCGGTGTCGGCGTCCTTCACGGTGGTCAGCGCCACCCAGATCACCGCCACCGCACCTCCCGCACCCGTGGCACCGGTCGCGGTCACAGTGGTCACCACTGGAGGCACCAGTAACGGGGTGCTGTACTTCTACGTCCCGCCGCCGACCGTCACCAGCCTTTCCCCCGCAGTGGGACCGGCGACTGGCGGCAATACCGTCACCATCACGGGCACCAACCTGACGCTCACCACAGCTGTCCACTTCGGAACCGCCGCCGCCACCGGGCTCGTGATCGTCTCGGACAACCAGATCCGTGTCCAGGCCCCCAGCGGCTCCGGGACCGTGGCCGTCACGGTGACCGCACCGGGCGGCACCAGCCTGCCGGGTGTGGGCAGCCCGTACTACACGTATGTCGCAGCCCCGGTCATCAACGCCCTCAATCCCGCACAGGGGCCGTCGAGCGGCGGAAACGGGGTCACCATCACCGGAAGCAACCTCGGCCGGGCCGAATCCGTCCTGATCGGCGGGAATGAAGCACCCTTCGTCGCCGTCTCGGACACCGAGCTCGTGGCCGTGAGCCCGGGCGGCTCCCCCGGCTCGGTCACCGTGACGGTCACCACGCCGGGCGGCGTCAGCAGCCCTGCCAGCTATCAGCTGGTCGCCGGCCCGAGCGTGTAGAAGGCAATGTGTTTCCTGGAGGACCGGTCCTCACTTTCGCTTCTTCGACAATCGCCGACTCCTGATAGACACACCGTCATGACAACGGGACGCACGCTTTCCTTCACGATCCTGGCGGCTGCGGCGCTGGTCACCGCGGGGTGCGGCAGCCACGGGTATGACGACGGCTACAAGACCTACGTCAACACTCTCGACTCGATCCAGGCAAACGACTGCATCATCGACAGCGCGCCGTTCGGCCAGCTCCTGAAAGCCGATGAGGCGCCCAAGCCGCCGCAGATCGTGCCGTGCAGCGACACCTCCAGCGTCAAGGTCTTCGCGGTGGCCGACCTGGCGGGCCCCTACGAGCAGGCGAAGGACCAGGCCGACAGCGCCTGCAAGGCGGCCGTGGGCCAGGTCCCGGACAGCGAGGCCCAGCAGTACATGCTGCCCGGGGCGACCGACCTGAACTACAAGATCATCTATCCGAGCCTGCAGGAGGACTGGGACCACGGCTTCCACAAGGCGATCTGCTACCTCAGCATGATCTAACAGTCACGACCCGCGCGGGATCAGCCCCCGACCAGTTTCGAGATGTCGCCGATCAGGGTGATCACGCCGCCCTTGATCTGGTAGGCGTAGATCGCCGTGCCCGAGACGTCGCCGGTCGGCGTGAACTTGATCTCCTTGGACAGCCCCTGGTAGTCCACCTTGCCCACGCCGTCGGCCACCGCCTGGCGGGTCGGGCTGGCGGTGTTCAGGCTCTTCAGCACACTGATGATGGTGTTCGCCGAGTCGTAGCCCTCGATGGAGTACGTGCCCGGCTCGGCGTTGGCCAGCTTCTTGTAGTCCGCGGTGAAGGTCGCGTACTTCGGGTCGGTGGCGGGGTCGAAGCAGGGACAGGTGAACTGCCAGCCCTCGGCGGCGTCGGCACCGGCGGTGGTGATGAAGTCCGGGTCCTTCGATCCGTCGCCGGCGATCATCTTGCCGTTGTAGCTCGCGGCCTTCAGCGCCTTGGCGAACACCCCGGCGTCGGCGTAGTAGCCCGCGTAGTACATGGCCTGGGCACCGGAGGCGTCGACCTTGGAGGCCAGCGGGGAGTAGTCCTGGGTTCCGGCCGCCGCGCTGTCGGTCTCGACCTTGACGCCGTCCTTCTTCAGCTCGCCGACGGTCGCCTGCGACAGGCCCTGGCCGTACTGGGACTTGTCGTCGACCACATAGACGTTGGTCGCATTGAGCACCTTGGCCATGTAGTCGGCGGCCGCCGGGCCCTGCACGTTGTCGTTGGCCACGACGCGGTAGAAGGTCTTGAAACCGGAGCTGGTCAGCGACGGACGCGTCGCCACACTCACCGCCACCAGGTTCGCGCTGGAGTACAGCGCCCCGGCGGCGGCGGTCGGGCCGGAGAAGGCCGGACCCACCACGCCGACCACCTTCGGGTCCTGGATCAGCAGCTGCGCCGCCGAGGCGCCCTTGGACTCGTCGCCCTGGTCGTCAGACTCCTTGACGGCCAGGTTGAACGGCAGGTCGCCCTTGGCGTTCTCCTGCTGGACGGCGAGCTTGGCGCCCCAGTCGATGTTCAGGCCCAGCGCCTCGTTGGCGCCCGACAACGGGCCCTGGACGCCTATCTCCAGCGTGGGCTTGTTGCCATTGGAACCGGTCGAGTTGGCGTTCCCGTTGGAAGTCGAGGAGCCGGCACCCCCAGACTTCGACGAACTGCCGGCACAGGCCGAAAGCGCGAGCACGCCGGCGACGACGACCGCGCCGGCCCGCACTCGGTTGATGGTCCACACGTCCGAATCCTCCCTGCTTCGTCGGACGAACCTCGGCGCTGATGACGCAGGGTGCTCATCCATACTCAAGCAATTACCACTTGGGTGATCGGAAGGCCAGAGCTCAGGAACGGCCGTGAGGATGTGCGCCTTCGAGCACTGAGTCCTTCTTGACGCCGTGCCCTATCGCGCACCGACGGGCAGGAACCCGCGGCTAGCTTGGCGGTACGAAAGCCGCCAGCGAAGGAGTGATCACATGAAAGCGTACATCTACAGCAACGACACGGCGGAGATGCAGCTGTTCAGCGGTGAGACCACGGGGACGTCGGGCGGGAAGTTCACCGTCACCCCGTCCACGTCGGTCAGCGGGATGACGCGGGGCGCGAAGTACAAGTACTCCCTGGGCGCGCCGAACGTCAACATCGCGACCGCGACGCTGACGAGTATCGACGGCAGCACCTACACGTTCACCGTCTGATCCGTGGCCTTCGGCTTGCGCTGGATGCGGTAGTGCAGGACGAGGAACGGCAGGCCGAACACCCAGAAGGCGTGTTCGGCGCGCAGTTCCCCGTCCCGCACGTAGACGTCCAGCTGCTCGGCGAAGCCGTGGACCGCGGCGCTGGTCAGCTCGCGCGACTCCGAGTCGATGTAGGTCAGGTAGTGGCCGGGCTGGTCCAGGTCGCTGCGGCTGGTCAGGACCAGGCCGCCGTCCGGCCGGGCCTTCGGCAGCAGCGTCGCGGTGAAACTGGCCTGCGGCAACGGGAACCCGACGCTGACGTACCCGCGCCCGGCGTTCCGGTAGGTGGTGTAGATCCCCATGTAGATCGGCTCGTCGTTGTCCGCGAACGACCGGATCCAGCCACGCACCGCCACGGCGTCGTCCGGGCGCACGATCGTGTCGATCCGGCTGCGGATCCCGCGCAGCGTCTCGCGCTGGTTCATCGGCACGTTCGCCTGGCCGAGCGGGCGCGCCAGCAGATTGCGGTAGAGCAGATAGCCCGGCCGGACCCACGCGCGCCACTCCGGCACGATGTCCAGGGTGAACCGGGTGGTGTGCTCGTAGAACTCGCGCACCAGCGGGTCGGCCTTCGACGGGGCGAAGTCCGGACCCGCCAACTCGTCGAGGGACGCGACGATGCCGACGTCCGGCGTGTCGGGGACGTAGACGCCGCCGAGAACCTTCGCGAGATCGCGCACGTACCCGGTGCCGACGTAGCGTGTGCGCGACTCCAGAGGCACGACGAACGGCAACTCGCGCGCCGTGACACGTTCGGCCAGAAGGCTGACCTGAGGGTCGCGGAACACCAGCGCCGACACCGCGCGGAACCCCACGACGGTCGCCGCGGCCACCACCGCCGGGGCCCTGAGCCCGGGCCGGGTGGCCAGTCCGCGGCCGATCACGGCGCCCAGCACCGGTCCGAGCGCGACCTTCTGCGGGCGCAGGCCGAGGCCGCCGGCGACGGCCCCCGCCGCGGTGCCGACCACCACGGGTCCGGCGCCCGTCACCCGGCCGGCGGCCCAGCCGACCGGGGCCGCGATCGCGCCGCTGGCGGCCACGCGCGCCCACCAGGCCGGGATCTGCCCGGGACGCTGCCGGGCCCGGGCCACCGCCTCGACCGTGCCGAGGCCGGCCGCCCCGGCGAGGGCGGCCAGCGTGGTCGCGCGCCTGCCGCGGTGGCTGCCGAGGGCGGCGCCGGCGAGGGCGCCGAGGACGCCCGCGGTGACGATCTGCTGGGTGCGTGAGGCGCCGGCGGCGCCGGCCGGACCTGCCGGCTCACCGCCGGCCGGGCGGTCGAGCGGGTACTCGGGTGTCGTCACGGTGGCACGCTACCCGAACGCGCCGCGCCGCACCTCGCCGGTCGCCGGCCGGGACCGGAACAGACTCCAGCCGGATCAGGCTCTTGACCCAGTACTCCGCCGGGTGGATAGTGCCCTTGCTTGAGCGGTTTATCTCCCTCGGCGGCACCACCCGGCACTCGCACAGG
This region includes:
- a CDS encoding IPT/TIG domain-containing protein; protein product: MAAPVVSSISPTQGPSVGGNTVTITGTGFTGAASVSFGSASASFTVVSATQITATAPAGTGSVSVTVTTPGGTSNSATYTYVAAPVVSSISPTQGPSVGGNTVTVTGTGFTGATSVLFGSVSASFTVVSATQITATAPPAPVAPVAVTVVTTGGTSNGVLYFYVPPPTVTSLSPAVGPATGGNTVTITGTNLTLTTAVHFGTAAATGLVIVSDNQIRVQAPSGSGTVAVTVTAPGGTSLPGVGSPYYTYVAAPVINALNPAQGPSSGGNGVTITGSNLGRAESVLIGGNEAPFVAVSDTELVAVSPGGSPGSVTVTVTTPGGVSSPASYQLVAGPSV
- a CDS encoding branched-chain amino acid ABC transporter substrate-binding protein; translation: MWTINRVRAGAVVVAGVLALSACAGSSSKSGGAGSSTSNGNANSTGSNGNKPTLEIGVQGPLSGANEALGLNIDWGAKLAVQQENAKGDLPFNLAVKESDDQGDESKGASAAQLLIQDPKVVGVVGPAFSGPTAAAGALYSSANLVAVSVATRPSLTSSGFKTFYRVVANDNVQGPAAADYMAKVLNATNVYVVDDKSQYGQGLSQATVGELKKDGVKVETDSAAAGTQDYSPLASKVDASGAQAMYYAGYYADAGVFAKALKAASYNGKMIAGDGSKDPDFITTAGADAAEGWQFTCPCFDPATDPKYATFTADYKKLANAEPGTYSIEGYDSANTIISVLKSLNTASPTRQAVADGVGKVDYQGLSKEIKFTPTGDVSGTAIYAYQIKGGVITLIGDISKLVGG